The genomic interval gGCTTAGTGTTAGGTACCAACAATTTGGGGCAAAAAGAGTTACAATGCTACTTTAGAGAGGAAGTTATATGTTTGTTATAGCGGTGGGAGATACATAGTTGAAACCTTagattataaaaacaaaagttaaACTTGCTTAACTACGTTGCTGGTATTCATTTTCACAAATTTGTACTGGGATTAACataaaactaagtaaatatgtaaaaaaaaaacagtaagtaaaatacattcatgaacatacctaaatacaataataatataaataacaaagaaACATAACAAcgttaacataatataaataaagatatttatttttctttacataAAAAGATTGTTGAAAACAGCAAATCATGGTTAACTTTAACCAGTTATTTAGAAACATGTTTAGCTCCAATTtcctccatagtcggttagatgggattggttcatcaattatacgtcatctccatattcaATTCTTCTTGCGTCAAAAGTCAAACAATAATCCCTGATTATGATCTAACCCACTAcggcgaaattggcacttaaagtttaattatatttcaggtgacaaaaatcataataacattaataaaaaatacaatgttgACCTACCGACGGGTACACTGATAaataaacaccctgtatgttataagacgaccgaatggcgtagtggttagtgacctgactactgagccgatggtcccgggttcgattcccggctggggcagatatttgtttaaacacagatatttgttctcgggtcttggatgtgcccgtaaaatggcaataggcccgccccctattacattgggactaacataacactctggcgaaaagtgggtgcagcaatgcacctctgcctaccccgcaagggagtacattagtacaaggcgtgagtgcgtgttttttttttgtttttatgttataagCTTATAAACTATACTTAAAATCTCACTCGGTATCATATGTTTGGtttcaattaatattttcactcaaatgtcattattactaaaaatttactaagtaatttaaatatttcacaTTATTGTTATGCTATAAGATATTTCACATAAACGCATATTGGCAAAtatttagataggtacatattttacatCATCTTAAATTATGAGTCGATTCACGAACAAATTaacataaagtttttttttatgaaatggcAGATTACAGTTTGGCAAACAAGGGTTGAAAACAGAAACAGAAAttcaataattatatcaaatcAATGAGATAGAGAGTAGGTATCATTCTGTAtcgattttttattacaccTTTATCCATGGGTAAATATCAGACTAATTAGGTTCATAGTTCatagttatttattcataaacaatatacattgtgtgtgaattttttaaaactaacttaaCCTAGGTAGTTAcacaatttaataaagttttgtgGTATCCAACCTATACTTTACAATATGCAATCAACTTTTTACgattaatataatttgaaaaagtcattaaaataataattatgcttaATACAATTTGTCGAAATtaccaatttaaataattataatatcattTCAAGTCAAAATagatgtaagtaggtagttacaaaaattattaagtttcttatgtaggtaggcAGTCACTTAAGATATTCATCTAGACTATAGAAGCACCCCTTCAACAAAAAATCCTTTAGTTTCGTTTTGAAGCTGCTATGgctaataagtatttttaaatagagTGGCAATTTGTTGAAAACGACCTGGGACTGATATGAGGCCGAATGTTTAATGACTGTAAATTTTGGAACAAACTTTATTGGTAAGTCTTTTCTTCTAGTATTTTCCCTTCGTTTTTTTTCATCTTCACTTTCAATTTCATGTCTGGTTATAAAGAGTGATTACAAAATGCCCGATTCCGCCTTTTTTCTACTCTTATTTGCCAGTGTATCTGTGCCTCGAGTGCGAGGTTTTTCACCAATCGAGAAGTGAAGTCGAaacgcaaatttgtatggcgcgggagacacgccacctagcggtaagtagctgtactaGCTCCGCGCCACACAAatcacttctcgataggtgaaaaaactcgcactcgagGCCCTGAGCCAGCATAATAAAACTCACCTAAGAAGTTTTAACCTTCTGTTTAAAAGGCAACATGGCTAAAAACGGAGTCACTCTCAGGAACAAGGCGGGTTTGGCCGCGTATACTATGAAATTCAGTAGATAGTACAACCAGGCCTTCTCTCTGGGTATGATCTCCTGGTAATACCTGGTCAGGTAGACGAAGACGAATTGCACCGTGGTGGCGATTATCAGTGAGCGGGCTTTAGTGTTGTGGCGGTATCTGTGAACAAAAGATTATTTTTAACCAGTCAGTCAGTATTTTTAGAAtaatttggaaattaacaTTAATTTTCGCTCCtaaaaggtaagcgtccacctatcatatctgggctggtcatatctgttGAAGAACCTATAACCGATGGGATAAACGTGTTTTGGAGTGGAGACTGccactaggcaaacgtagtgtgggacgccctccggataaatggggtgacgacttgcgaaaggtggctggatatgattggatgcggaaagctatagatcgcatccagtggcgtgatataggctgatgatgatgaacggcgtcggcaatgtcGATGTAGTGGACACtcgtgtgaatttctatacaaagaatactgaatgcgagtGCTAGTGTCATATATGCGTTCTAGTgtagataggtatattatacaaaaGGTTACAAAAGTGGTTAGTTTAGGAAGCTGCCATGAGGTGATTTGCTGAGACGTAGATGAAAAATTGTTCCTAAATTGCCCCTGAATCAGACCACAAAAGGACCTACCTATAGTGTCTTCTGCGTGTTGTTCGTTAAGTTATAGTCATGTGTATAGAATTACCCAAATTaagtatagtaaaaaaaaaattgtgagtGATTTTCCAAAATTCATACTTATATCAACATTGATTCAGAATGACACCCGAATCACCCGCGTTTGGCTTACtctaccattttggaaacatCCTGTACATTCAacactattgcaacaccctgtatctaGATACATACTTGTcgacggcggcggtggcggctaGTGCCCAGCCGAGCAGACTGCCCGTAGATTGGACTAGGGCATACACCGGGGTGGTCGATACGTGGATGTTCTCCGGCACTTGACACCAACGGAAGGCCTGTGGGAGGTTgtggaaataaatacatagttaAATATGTGAGACGTCGGAACAAGGGCATGTGAACcaaagctaggcagagcctgtgatatgggtatcAGACAGTATCATAGGTACATAGAgagataagtacataataatatgaacacAACCAAACATTAAAAACACCCAAGAACCAAAAAAATCGCTGTATCTTCGTCATTTCTCATCCGATTTAGATGTTTctttcaccaaaagtcatggTTTTCTTAATGCCATCGATCTACATACTGAAGAAACCCCTCACCATCTGCACGCTCCACATGGGGTCCCGGTGCAGCCACTTCAGCCCCCAGTACACCGCGCACGCCGTCACTACAGCAGTGAGAGACAGCGCCGTGTGCCTCCACTGTATCAGGGGGTCGCGACGGCGGTGGCCCCAGACTGCCGGGTCACTAATGTAGATGCAGAGGGCTGGTGCTAGGAATGCCCCTGGGGAGGAGATAATGAATGTTGTCAGTCAATGTTTGTAAGAAGAAAGGAGTTtggtataaaattttgtacttaaattaaaaggtAAATGCCTAGTtacaccatactctgttagatcataacaagggattagttgttgacttttgacacatctgtcaagaatttaacatggacattttgacatttacaatgtaacagggtTAATGATCTACCAGACTTTGATGAAACTAGGCACAATGGTTTAAAAGTGAACTTGAACTAAACTAGTCTAAAGGTGCCGGCCAAAACGACACTACTAGATTCTATGAGATCCACAGCACGTCCTCTATATGGACAGACGTTGAGACACATCACTTCAACTACAACGTAGTGATGCCCGCCGCCAAAATAGGACTATGCAACGTTAAATATTTGAGTTGCAAAAGTGCTGCCATCTAGTAGTTCATCTTTGCAATATTAAAACTCTAGACACATAGAACCTTGTATAAGTgctaaaattataacatagAACCTTGTAATAGTGAGCTAGTGAAATGGTACCTTAACAAAGCTGTACATACCAATAATAGCTCCCAAAACGACTTGATGTGGGAAGTGGGCAGCCACGTACAGTCGCGCCAACATCGTAGATGCGAGCACCACTGCACATATCGGGTAGGTTATGTGCTTCCACCACCATACGTAGCACTTCCTGTGTGTGAGAGAGTAGAGGACAAAGAAATTAGTTAAATATCCAACAAATCGTTTAATAAATATCCAAATTGTTAAATAGTTATCCAAAAAACAGTGTTTCGGGTACTTATTTCATTGTTTCTTAGGAATAAATAGAACTCGACTTGGTGGTGATAGAAAATAATGCACATAACCGAgagaaaaatacattatttactgAGAAATATAATTCACACGGCATATATTATGGACATACGAGTATTATAATACCATAATATATGTGAAAATGTTGAATGTAATAAGTGTGATTTTGaatttggtatttttctcaGTACATACACGCGATAATTTCTCTTACTAGGCCAGGATTCGCAACCAATACATCCCAAATAAGAAGATGCAGTAGTTGCCTTTAAACATCCACAAATTTTCCTGACTTAAAAGCTAGTCAGCTGAAACCGAGCGCTGTGGCCTAATTGTCTTATCTACAGCCAGATCTGATgtctttttgacgctctgaaCAGCAACttgctgtattttttttattgttgttgaCAGTGTGTCaaattaagtttaagtttaattaagtttctttatcatacatgtataataataaatgaaacatTGACATCTTTCACGACTCCTTTAATATcttcaagaaaaaaatatgccaGAAATAATTgctatataatacttatattttttccttaaGTAAATTTGTTTTgctacaaattattttaatgttttttatattgtttatttccaTCTTTAATATTCTGTTGTttttaagataatttatttaaaaaggatGTGTGAAAGGAAGGACGCCTATAAATGGTTTTTGCAACGAAATTGTTACCtattaatttatctttgtattttgtgttgtgtaaaCTGCTGGCGTTCcatactttataaataaataaatcattatctTAACTAACTTATAGcaacattcatcatcatcatcatcacctgTCATTCATAACATGCGAGATCCACATCACAATCAACAGTAACTCCA from Plutella xylostella chromosome 2, ilPluXylo3.1, whole genome shotgun sequence carries:
- the LOC105393570 gene encoding glucose-6-phosphatase 2; amino-acid sequence: MEAVYACGVICIEFIQSWFKNYAEYFENVNDLANPHHGFELFVPIVGIFDSVFASQYLLCMAFGSWLNAVLKWCFLEERPYWWVRETTYYKGQSRPTLAQTSQTCETGPGSPSGHAMIVAMELLLIVMWISHVMNDRKCYVWWWKHITYPICAVVLASTMLARLYVAAHFPHQVVLGAIIGAFLAPALCIYISDPAVWGHRRRDPLIQWRHTALSLTAVVTACAVYWGLKWLHRDPMWSVQMAFRWCQVPENIHVSTTPVYALVQSTGSLLGWALAATAAVDKYRHNTKARSLIIATTVQFVFVYLTRYYQEIIPREKAWLYYLLNFIVYAAKPALFLRVTPFLAMLPFKQKVKTS